From Anopheles darlingi chromosome 2, idAnoDarlMG_H_01, whole genome shotgun sequence, the proteins below share one genomic window:
- the LOC125959530 gene encoding antifreeze protein Maxi-like, whose product LYYGGYNNYGNSLASGGAGGGGGGVGGAPPAVDLLHAAGYSATPFGPSGAPNCSASSTCSSISSSSASSSAITGAAMSTANVAGSTSTSSSTTASATAAAAASVMAAAAAAAAAAAAAAFSNHPITATASTSNSSSSFSMGTGIGTSTIGVGNEFISDTMMTLGSADTAGYNMMVVQDHM is encoded by the coding sequence CTCTACTACGGTGGTTACAACAACTACGGCAATTCGCTAGCATCCGGTGGAgcagggggaggaggaggaggcgttGGAGGGGCTCCTCCCGCGGTCGATCTGTTGCATGCAGCGGGCTACTCTGCCACACCGTTCGGCCCTTCGGGTGCCCCAAACTGTTCTGCTTCATCCACCTGCTCCTCCATCTCTTCCTCGTCCGCTTCCTCCTCTGCCATTACGGGCGCAGCTATGAGTACAGCCAATGTAGCCGGCTCAAcctcgacatcatcatcaacaacagcatcagcaaccgcagcagcggcagcatccgttatggcagcagcggcagccgctgcggccgcggctgctgctgcagccttTTCGAACCACCCCATCACCGCTACCGCCTCTACTAGCAACTCCAGCTCATCCTTTTCGATGGGCACCGGAATAGGTACCAGTAccattggtgttggtaacgaGTTTATAAGCGACACGATGATGACACTCGGTAGCGCCGATACCGCCGGTTACAACATGATGGTGGTTCAAGATCACATGTAA
- the LOC125949620 gene encoding aryl hydrocarbon receptor nuclear translocator homolog isoform X5, which produces MDEDNVQDKERFASRENHCEIERRRRNKMTAYITELSDMVPTCSALARKPDKLTILRMAVAHMKALRGTGNTNTDGSYKPSFLTDQELKHLILEAADGFLFVAGCDTGRIIYVSDSVTPVLNYSQNEWYSGSLFDHIHPDDIEKVREQLSTQEPVNSGRILDLKTGTVKKEGHQSSMRLCMGSRRGFICRMRIGPLSPESMALGHLNRLRRKNSLGPSIDGHSYAVMHCTGYIKNWPPTDMFPGVTIDRGQDDELHNTHCCLVAIARLQITSSTTANDLNANNPNEFISRHAMCGKFTFVDQRVIGVLGYQPVDLLNKSCYDFFHPDDIAHMKENFDQVVKQKGQMFSVMYRFRAKNKEWIWMRTQAYAFLNPYTDDIEYVVCTNSSAKALHSTHDTVTAPDQNDAPVSYPAPGLDYTLTNRREPTGAGGGGTGATSNIYNPHNLISHLPSQPQVAGQGATAAAASSIQRPDSAHNAAVQYSYNPTPSPIQYGSPGTPSGGGTGALGHLPKANNTSPTPAATAWTLRQPQPVTEGYQYSELSPNRSPTGPTYTQLNASGSRTSTFTPSSQAGPGIWSGWQSHHHGTGPEPMQTGGSGGTTNGPGAQHTSVGHGNLSQEMSAEHAQHLQQQQQQQQQQQHPAGGGSAGGASGGGAQHHVPTHPQHPHAHHPVQHPHHPHHHPHHHHHAGQIHPGHHPVVGQHPGQGHELTDMLQMLDQSGTTSFEDLNIHMFNTPFE; this is translated from the exons GAACCGGCAATACCAATACGGATGGGTCGTACAAACCATCGTTTCTAACCGATCAGGAGCTGAAGCACCTGATACTGGAAGCCGCAGATGGATTTCTATTTGTG GCGGGCTGTGATACGGGACGCATCATCTACGTGTCCGACTCGGTGACACCGGTGCTGAACTACTCCCAGAATGAGTGGTACAGTGGGAGCCTGTTCGATCACATCCATCCGGACGACATCGAGAAGGTGCGCGAACAGCTGTCGACCCAGGAGCCGGTCAACAGTGGCCGGATACTGGACCTCAAGACCGGCACCGTCAAGAAGGAGGGCCACCAAT CGTCCATGAGATTATGTATGGGCTCGAGACGGGGGTTCATCTGCCGGATGCGTATCGGTCCACTGTCGCCGGAGTCGATGGCACTAGGGCATCTGAATCGGTTGCGAAGGAAAAACTCGCTCGGACCGTCGATCGATGGGCACAGCTACGCGGTGATGCACTGTACGGGTTACATCAAAAACTGGCCACCGACGG ATATGTTTCCAGGTGTCACGATCGATCGGGGGCAGGACGATGAGCTGCACAATACGCACTGCTGTCTGGTAGCGATCGCCCGGCTGCAGATCACCTCCTCGACCACGGCGAACGATCTGAACGCGAACAATCCGAACGAGTTCATCTCGCGCCATGCCATGTGCGGCAAGTTCACGTTCGTCGACCAGCGGGTGATCGGTGTGCTTGGTTACCAGCCGGTCGATCTGCTGAACAAGAGCTGCTACGATTTCTTCCATCCGGACGACATCGCGCACATGAAGGAGAATTTCGATCAAG TTGTGAAGCAAAAGGGACAAATGTTCTCGGTGATGTATCGGTTCCGGGCGAAGAACAAGGAGTGGATCTGGATGAGAACGCAGGCGTACGCCTTCCTCAACCCCTACACCGATGACATCGAGTACGTCGTGTGTACCAACAGCTCGGCCAA GGCACTTCACTCGACGCACGATACGGTGACGGCACCGGATCAGAATGATGCACCCGTGTCGTATCCGGCACCCGGACTCGACTACACACTGACCAACCGAAGAGAACCGACGGGTGCTGGGGGTGGTGGAACCGgtgccaccagcaacatcTATAATCCTCACAATCTGATTTCACATTTGCCATCGCAGCCGCAAGTAGCCGGTCAGGGGGCAACGGCGGCCGCCGCTAGCAGTATTCAACGTCCGGACAGCGCTCACAATGCCGCCGTGCAATATAGCTACAATCCTACACCATCGCCAATACA ATACGGCTCGCCAGGAACACCGAGTGGGGGTGGGACGGGCGCGTTAGGGCACCTTCCGAAAGCTAACAATACCTCGCCAACGCCAGCTGCAACCGCGTGGACCTTAAGACAG CCACAACCCGTCACCGAAGGTTACCAGTACAGTGAACTTAGTCCGAACCGATCACCGACCGGTCCTACGTACACCCAGCTGAATGCTTCTGGATCCCGGACGTCCACCTTCACACCGTCATCACAGGCCGGGCCAG GTATCTGGAGTGGTTGGCAATCGCACCATCACGGAACGGGTCCGGAACCGATGCAGACGGGTGGTAGCGGAGGTACTACCAATGGGCCCGGTGCGCAACACACTTCCGTCGGGCACGGTAACCTATCGCAGGAGATGTCCGCTGAACATGCGCAGcaccttcagcaacagcaacagcagcagcaacaacagcaacatccagCAGGGGGAGGTAGTGCCGGTGGTGCAAGCGGGGGTGGAGCTCAGCATCACGTCCCTACACATCCTCAGCatccacacgcacaccatccAGTGcaacatcctcatcatccgcaccatcatccacatcatcatcatcacgccgGTCAGATCCATCCGGGTCACCATCCCGTGGTGGGTCAGCATCCAGGGCAAGGCCACGAGCTGACCGATATGCTGCAGATGCTCGATCAAAGCGGGACCACCTCGTTCGAGGATCTTAACATTCACATGTTCAATACGCCATTCGAATGA